From Nguyenibacter vanlangensis, one genomic window encodes:
- a CDS encoding DUF2274 domain-containing protein: MTKLKLGPLTEDKPVKVSVELPAGVHRDLVAYAETLGRTTGQAVPDPVRLIVPMITRFMATDRAFTKARRDQSQIRG, encoded by the coding sequence ATGACCAAGCTGAAACTCGGACCCCTCACAGAGGACAAGCCCGTCAAAGTCAGTGTTGAACTTCCCGCTGGAGTCCACCGCGATCTCGTCGCCTATGCTGAGACGCTTGGCAGGACAACAGGTCAAGCTGTGCCCGATCCGGTGAGATTGATTGTCCCGATGATCACGCGATTCATGGCGACCGATCGAGCGTTCACCAAGGCTCGGCGCGACCAGAGTCAGATCAGGGGCTGA
- a CDS encoding LysR family transcriptional regulator produces MQPHHRGNLLGLQHPRSPHRSRQCGNHALFFRHRCPFQKRRGVSSSLRQGVTFSLRLTDVDAEVPARASTDLVEFRDLRLAVITSQHRSLRQAAEAINIRQSTLSRRLRDLEYCLGSVLFERTNGGTRPTVEGQEFLEAAKRIIEEVNAITVRLKTRSRGESGRLTIGVHTSLAAGNLRATLIEYRRRFPEVEAQLVDGSGEHLISDLADATIDVAFVAESEPSWQDRSLSVWSERVVVAVPDTHPFNDQEVVHWHDLKREPLLLPSRGPGPEFNKLLRSKGGASDSLRLFRHDVSLDRLLTLVSLGWGLLLALEGAIGSAQSRVSFREVHDLDGPMRFTFRAYWRQANSNPSLSTFLEMLRERYPDLSADQPLI; encoded by the coding sequence GTGCAGCCGCATCATCGCGGCAACCTCCTCGGGTTGCAGCATCCCCGTTCCCCGCATCGTTCCAGACAATGCGGAAATCATGCTCTTTTCTTCCGTCATCGGTGCCCCTTTCAAAAACGAAGGGGGGTCAGTTCCTCATTGCGACAGGGGGTCACTTTCTCACTTCGCCTGACAGATGTTGATGCGGAAGTTCCGGCACGAGCCTCGACGGACCTCGTCGAGTTTCGAGATTTGAGATTGGCAGTCATTACGTCTCAGCATCGCAGCCTAAGACAGGCAGCAGAAGCCATCAATATTCGTCAGTCCACTCTTAGCCGTCGCTTGCGAGATCTCGAATATTGCCTCGGGTCAGTGCTCTTCGAGCGCACCAACGGTGGAACGCGACCAACCGTCGAAGGCCAAGAGTTTCTCGAAGCGGCGAAACGCATCATCGAAGAAGTGAATGCGATCACTGTCCGGTTGAAGACCCGATCGCGCGGTGAGAGTGGCCGGTTGACGATCGGGGTTCATACCTCCCTGGCCGCGGGCAATTTACGGGCGACGCTGATCGAATACAGACGGCGTTTCCCGGAAGTGGAAGCTCAACTGGTCGACGGTTCAGGTGAACACCTAATTTCTGACCTCGCCGATGCAACGATTGATGTCGCATTCGTGGCTGAGAGCGAACCGAGCTGGCAAGACAGGTCATTGTCGGTCTGGAGCGAGCGCGTGGTCGTGGCGGTGCCCGACACTCACCCGTTCAATGACCAGGAGGTCGTGCATTGGCACGATCTGAAGCGGGAGCCACTGCTGTTACCGTCACGTGGCCCAGGACCGGAGTTCAACAAGCTTCTACGCAGCAAGGGAGGCGCGTCCGACTCGTTGCGCCTCTTTCGACACGACGTAAGCCTCGACCGCCTGCTAACGTTGGTCAGCCTCGGCTGGGGTCTTCTGCTGGCGCTCGAAGGGGCGATCGGATCCGCCCAAAGCCGCGTGAGCTTTCGCGAGGTGCATGATTTGGACGGACCGATGCGCTTCACTTTCCGGGCCTATTGGCGGCAAGCAAACAGCAATCCGTCCCTGTCTACGTTCTTGGAGATGCTACGCGAACGCTATCCTGATCTTTCCGCCGATCAGCCCCTGATCTGA